The Daucus carota subsp. sativus chromosome 2, DH1 v3.0, whole genome shotgun sequence genome includes a window with the following:
- the LOC108209690 gene encoding BAG family molecular chaperone regulator 2 → MTMRPKSTGMFFSGKATTAAGQPEAWEVRPGGMLVQKRNSDSDHTSIPVPNIKIKVKHGSSYLEFNISSRASFGDLKKMLAGPTKVHHEDQKLIYKDKERDSRSFLDVSGVKNGSKIVLVEDLVSREKRYIELRKNAKIDKASKEIADITLEVDKFAKQVANLDSQIFGGKRVVEKVLLNLIEQLMSLLIKLDGIVADGDIKSRRRFQVKRVQKYIETLDMLKIKNSMINNVEQIIPMQKHPKIQQMSKIPIQKHQEHQRRHVSPKSPLREVRMQQPVVVTTNWETFDSGLSTSPQLISSGTAVGPNENNGSSKQSWEYLL, encoded by the exons ATGACAATGAGGCCAAAGTCCACCGGAATGTTTTTCTCTGGAAAAGCGACTACGGCTGCCGGGCAGCCGGAGGCTTGGGAAGTAAGGCCAGGGGGAATGTTGGTCCAGAAAAGGAACTCAGACTCAGATCATACTTCAATTCCAGTTCCTAACATAAAAATCAAAGTTAAACATGGGTCATCATATCTTGAATTCAATATTAGTTCTCGAGCAAgctttg GGGATTTAAAGAAAATGTTGGCAGGACCAACTAAGGTGCACCATGAAGACCAGAAGTTGATATATAAAGATAAAGAGAGGGATTCAAGATCATTTCTTGATGTTTCTGGTGTCAAAAATGGATCCAAGATTGTTTTAGTTGAGGATCTAGTTAGCAGAGAAAAAAGGTACATTGAATTGAGGAAGAATGCAAAGATTGACAAGGCATCAAAGGAGATAGCAGATATTACTTTAGAAGTGGACAAATTTGCTAAGCAG GTTGCCAATCTGGATTCACAAATATTTGGTGGCAAGAGGGTTGTGGAGAAAGTATTGTTGAATTTGATTGAACAACTGATGTCACTATTGATTAAGCTGGATGGAATTGTTGCTGATGGCGATATAAAATCACGCAGGAGATTTCAG GTGAAGAGAGTGCAGAAATATATAGAAACACTTGACATGCTGAAGATTAAAAACTCTATGATCAACAATGTTGAGCAAATAATTCCAATGCAGAAGCATCCGAAGATTCAGCAAATGTCAAAAATCCCAATACAAAAACATCAAGAACATCAGAGAAGGCATGTTAGTCCAAAATCTCCTCTGAGAGAAGTTAGAATGCAGCAGCCAGTTGTGGTAACAACAAACTGGGAAACATTTGATTCGGGCTTGTCGACAAGTCCGCAGTTGATTAGCTCTGGAACAGCAGTTGGACCTAATGAAAATAATGGAAGTTCTAAGCAAAGCTGGGAGTATCTATTATGA